One genomic window of Pelmatolapia mariae isolate MD_Pm_ZW linkage group LG5, Pm_UMD_F_2, whole genome shotgun sequence includes the following:
- the LOC134626895 gene encoding granzyme B-like: MFALQQFAVIHVLTFLGQNVLGGKIINGKIAPDNKMLYMASVLDYRGYHICGGFLVSENFVMTAAHCDVYPRYVVLGNHHLRSADKLVIQIAEKYKHPYYRVVGLGYDIMLLKLSTPVRPSKTIQFIQLPFREMTLNENEKCRVAGWGKINTYGRSVDDLRVVGVSVISPQVCRERWGHLPPNVICAGGYNTTKGTCQGDSGGPLVCKGMAVGIVSYNKRLPGTKLGNCNYPDVPNVYTDISKHLNWIRMILKGKKS; this comes from the exons ATGTTTGCTCTGCAACAATTTGCGGTGATTCATGTGCTGACATTCCTCGGGCAAAATG TCCTTGGAGGTAAAATTATAAATGGGAAAATAGCCCCAGACAACAAAATGCTGTATATGGCATCAGTGCTGGATTACAGAGGCTACCATATTTGTGGAGGATTTCTTGTGTCTGAGAACTTTGTAATGACTGCTGCACACTGTGACGT GTATCCTAGATACGTAGTCCTTGGTAACCACCATCTGAGGAGTGCTGATAAGCTCGTGATACAGATTGCCGAGAAATACAAACACCCATATTATCGGGTTGTTGGCCTTGGATACGACATCATGCTTTTAAAA CTGTCTACACCTGTCCGACCAAGCaaaacaattcaattcattcAACTTCCCTTCCGTGAAATGACattaaatgaaaatgagaaGTGTCGAGTGGCTGGATGGGGTAAGATAAACACGTACGGTAGAAGTGTTGATGACCTGAGAGTGGTGGGTGTGTCGGTCATCAGCCCACAAGTCTGCAGGGAAAGATGGGGTCATCTTCCTCCCAATGTTATCTGTGCAGGTGGATACAACACAACAAAAGGAACCTGTCAG GGTGATTCTGGTGGCCCTCTGGTCTGCAAGGGAATGGCTGTCGGTATTGTTTCTTACAACAAACGGCTTCCTGGAACCAAGCTGGGAAACTGTAACTATCCGGATGTCCCCAATGTCTATACGGATATCTCAAAACACCTTAACTGGATCAGGATGATTctcaaggggaaaaaaagttaa